A region from the Benincasa hispida cultivar B227 chromosome 10, ASM972705v1, whole genome shotgun sequence genome encodes:
- the LOC120088379 gene encoding SEC1 family transport protein SLY1-like → MALNLRQKQTECIIRMLNLNQPLNSTSTGNEEEVYKILIFDRFCQNILSPLIHVKDLRKHGITLYFLIDKDRKPVHDVPAVYFVQPSKINIDRIVADASRFLYDSFYLNFSSSIPRPLLEDLASGTLNSDSVQRIAKVHDQYLEFVTLEDNLFSLAQKSLYVQMNDPSAGDREIEEIIERIVSGLFSVLATLAVVPVIRCQRGGPAEMVASALDQRLRDHLLSKNNLFTEGGGFASSFQRPILCLFDRNFELSVGIQHDFRYRPLVHDVLGLKLNRLSVQGEKGGMKSYELDSSDPFWVANGSLEFPEVAVEIETQLNKYKRDVDEVNRRTGGTDGAEFDGTDLIGNTKHLMNAVNSLPELTERKQVIDKHTNIATVLLGEIKERSLDSYAKKENDMMARGGIDRNELLSVLKGKGTKMDKLRFAVIYLISSETLNQSEVEAVEVALRESEVDTSAFQYVKKIKSLNVSFSSANSASRSNIVDWAEKLYGQSISAVTAGVKNLLSSDRQLALTRTVEGLMEGKPNPEIDTFLTFDPRAPKSSSGTSSSHLKGPFKEAIVFMIGGGNYVEYGSLQELAMNQQPVKHIIYGSTEILTGVEFVEQLSLLGQKMGLGNVAAAAAPPSGR, encoded by the exons ATGGCTTTGAACCTTCGCCAGAAGCAAACAG AATGTATAATTCGAATGTTGAATTTGAACCAGCCGTTGAACTCAACGTCGACCGGGAACGAAGAAGAGGTTTACAAGATCTTGATCTTCGACAGATTTTGCCAGAACATACTATCTCCTTTGATTCATGTCAAGGATCTTCGCAAACATGGGATCACTCTTTATTTTCTCATCGACAAGGATCGAAAACCTGTTCACGATGTGCCCGCAGTGTATTTCGTCCAACCGAGTAAGATCAACATAGATAGAATTGTTGCTGATGCTTCTCGTTTTCTCTATGATAGCTTTTATTTAAACTTCTCTTCTTCTATTCCTCGTCCTCTTCTTGAGGATCTCGCATCTGGGACGCTGAATTCGGATTCGGTACAACGAATCGCCAAGGTTCACGACCAGTATTTGGAGTTCGTTACATTGGAAGATAATCTGTTTTCGTTAGCACAGAAGAGTCTATATGTCCAAATGAACGATCCCTCAGCCGGAGATCGTGAAATTGAGGAGATTATAGAGAGAATCGTGAGTGGGTTGTTTAGTGTTTTGGCTACGCTTGCTGTAGTGCCTGTTATTCGATGCCAACGAGGAGGGCCAGCGGAAATGGTTGCCTCGGCACTGGATCAGAGGTTGAGAGATCATTTGTTATCGAAGAACAATTTATTTACAGAGGGTGGAGGATTTGCTAGCTCCTTCCAGCGTCCGATTCTGTGTCTGTTTGATCGAAATTTTGAGTTATCTGTAGGAATACAGCATGATTTTAGGTACAGACCTTTAGTTCATGATGTTCTAGGATTGAAACTGAATAGATTGAGTGTGCAGGGTGAAAAGGGTGGGATGAAATCATATGAATTAGATAGTTCAGACCCATTTTGGGTTGCAAATGGGTCTTTGGAGTTTCCAGAAGTTGCAGTGGAGATTGAGACTCAGTTGAATAAGTATAAGAGAGATGTTGATGAGGTGAATAGAAGAACTGGTGGGACTGATGGAGCTGAGTTTGATGGAACAGATTTGATTGGGAACACAAAGCATTTGATGAATGCAGTGAATTCATTGCCAGAATTGACTGAAAGGAAGCAAGTTATTGATAAGCATACAAACATTGCTACTGTATTGTTAGGTGAGATCAAGGAGAGGTCACTTGATTCATATGCGAAAAAGGAGAATGACATGATGGCCAGAGGCGGGATCGATCGGAACGAACTCTTGAGTGTGCTCAAAGGGAAGGGTACTAAGATGGATAAGCTCCGATTTGCTGTTATATATCTTATCTCTTCTGAAACTCTAAACCAATCCGAAGTGGAAGCTGTGGAAGTTGCTCTGAGGGAATCGGAGGTTGATACTAGTGCATTTCAATATGTCAAGAAGATCAAGTCATTGAATGTCTCATTCTCATCAGCAAATTCAGCTAGCAGAAGTAACATTGTGGATTGGGCTGAAAAACTATATGGACAGTCAATTAGTGCAGTGACTGCTGGTGTTAAAAACCTTTTGTCTAGTGATAGGCAGCTTGCACTGACTAGGACGGTAGAGGGGTTGATGGAAGGAAAGCCGAATCCCGAAATTGATACTTTCCTCACATTCGATCCACGTGCTCCAAAGTCAAGTTCTGGAACAAGTAGCAGCCACTTGAAAGGACCATTTAAGGAAGCAATTGTGTTCATGATTGGAGGGGGTAACTATGTGGAGTACGGGAGCTTGCAAGAGCTGGCAATGAATCAGCAGCCAGTCAAGCATATAATATACGGTAGCACCGAAATCCTCACCGGAGTTGAGTTTGTGGAGCAGCTTTCGCTTTTGGGGCAGAAGATGGGACTTGGCAAtgttgctgctgctgctgctccTCCTTCAGGTCGTTAA